In Sideroxyarcus emersonii, one DNA window encodes the following:
- the flgE gene encoding flagellar hook protein FlgE yields the protein MGFEQGLSGLNAASKSLDVIGNNVANASTVGFKGSQAQFADVYASSMAGSSGGQAGIGVRVATVAQQFTQGNITTTNNSLDMAISGAGFFRMDNNGSITYSRNGQFQMDKNGFIVDSQGYKLTGYLPNAAGTIVATAPADLQISTADLLPKPTASVTAGLNLDARLAVPAVAPFDPNNSATFNNSTSATVYDSLGGAHTASLYFVKTATNAWNTYLTVDGASVPTPVAPLTAMTFSTSGVMTAPAAAVTSASFTPSGGGAAQTLSFNFAGTSQFGSTFGVNSLTQDGYTSGHMTGFSTGSDGIVTGRYSNGQTKPLGQVVLANFSNAQGLQPQGNNQWVETATSGAPLVGVPGSSSLGVLQTSATEDSNVDLTAELVNMITAQRAYQANAQTIKTQDQIMQTIVNLR from the coding sequence ATGGGTTTCGAACAAGGTCTGAGCGGTCTGAATGCAGCATCCAAGAGTCTGGACGTGATCGGCAATAATGTCGCCAACGCCAGCACGGTCGGCTTCAAGGGTTCGCAGGCGCAATTCGCCGATGTCTACGCCAGTTCGATGGCCGGTTCCAGCGGCGGGCAGGCGGGTATTGGCGTCAGGGTGGCCACGGTGGCGCAGCAATTCACCCAGGGCAATATCACGACCACCAACAACTCGCTGGATATGGCTATCAGCGGTGCCGGTTTCTTCCGCATGGACAACAACGGATCGATCACCTACTCCCGCAACGGCCAGTTCCAGATGGACAAGAACGGTTTCATCGTCGACAGCCAGGGCTACAAACTCACCGGGTATCTGCCGAATGCCGCCGGCACGATCGTGGCGACCGCTCCCGCAGATTTGCAGATTTCCACCGCCGACCTGCTGCCCAAGCCGACCGCGAGCGTCACCGCCGGACTCAATCTGGACGCACGTCTGGCCGTGCCGGCAGTAGCTCCATTCGATCCGAACAATTCGGCGACCTTCAACAACTCCACCTCGGCGACAGTCTACGACAGCCTGGGCGGCGCCCATACCGCTTCGCTCTATTTCGTCAAGACGGCCACCAATGCCTGGAACACCTATCTGACGGTGGACGGAGCTTCGGTTCCTACCCCGGTGGCTCCCCTGACGGCGATGACCTTCAGTACCAGCGGCGTAATGACGGCACCAGCGGCGGCGGTGACTTCCGCATCGTTCACGCCGTCGGGCGGGGGGGCGGCGCAAACATTGAGCTTCAATTTCGCCGGCACCTCGCAGTTCGGCAGCACCTTCGGCGTGAATTCGCTCACCCAGGACGGCTATACCTCGGGGCACATGACCGGGTTCAGCACCGGCTCCGACGGTATCGTGACCGGGCGCTATTCAAACGGACAGACCAAGCCGCTGGGCCAGGTCGTGCTGGCCAATTTCAGCAATGCGCAGGGCTTGCAGCCGCAGGGCAACAACCAGTGGGTGGAGACCGCAACCTCGGGCGCTCCGCTGGTGGGCGTCCCCGGTTCTTCCAGCCTCGGCGTGCTGCAGACCTCGGCCACGGAAGATTCCAATGTCGACCT